A window of Candidatus Methylacidiphilales bacterium genomic DNA:
TAGGCCGGGACCAACCCGTAGGCATGGATTTTGGAACCATGCACGAAATCCTCCCAAGTACTCTCCAAGGGTGACCGGATCATCCGTCGCCATTTGTCCCGAATCCGTTCGAGCACGATCTGGTCTATCTTGGCATCATTCAGTCCGTAAAGAAAATCAAACAGGTAGTGGTGGATCAGCACCCCCGTCGCCTGGTCCAGATGGCCTAAGACCCAGTTCTGTGACTTGGCAAGTCTGTCCCCTCCCGCTACTCCCTGATTGAGGGCGAAAAGGTTTGCATGAAGGCTGGGCTCAACCAGCCCCCGCTCAACCCTGAGTCGGAATTTGATCTGACCAAAAAAAACCTCGGACTGGATTTTATGTTCATCGGCAAAAAAACCGGCGTGGTAGGCCCCAACTTCATCGTCCCAGAGGTGGCAGTTGATGGCCTCAACCAACGCTTCGGACTCCTTTTTCAAAAGAAACCCATCCGCCTCCTCCCCCAACAAGGCCCCCAGCCCGACCATTGCCCGCAGGGCACCCGCCACAAAGGCGTTGAGCGCAGTTCCCTCGCAAATCTGATAGGCCATGGGATTGTCCCAGCACATCCATTCCCGGCTGGCAATGAGTCCCCGCTCCGTACGTTGTTCCAGAAACCAACGGGCTTGGCGCATCAACGCCGGCCACAGTTCGCCGACAAAGCCGAGGTCGCCCGTGTGGTCGTAATACTTCTTCACCCCATGCATCCAAAGCGCGCAGCGATCCTCCATCACTGCATGGATGTCCCAGCGGTCGGAACAGGTGTGGGCCTTGACACATCCGTCCTCGCGTTGGCTCAGGGCCGTCCGGCGCAGCATCTCCCGGAACAACCGGGAATCCGCAAACACCACACCTCCCCCCTCACCAGGTCCGTCCATCATGACTCGGGTGCAGTCGAATGCCGGCGGGTCGGAATCCATCCACTCCACCCGCTCCCGGTCGGCACAGTCCACATAGGCATCTTCGCTCAACAATTCCAGCGACCGGGCCGCGATGTGCCAAAGATGGGTAAGGTCCGAGTCACTGCATCGGAACCGGCCAGACAGTTGAAACGGATAGAGCACCTCCACCAAGCGGAGGTCATGCAAAGTAACGGTACCTGTTTCCAACCGAACGAGGAGACGGCGGAAGGCGAAGGTGTCCCCTCCCATCCAGGTTTGCCGTCCCTCTTCCGCGATATAGAGACTGGTGCGGTCCGCAACGGGCAGGCCCTTCTCCTGTTCCGGCGGCAGATATCCCAATAAGAGGCGGCTGCCCACAGAGGCCTCGAAATCGAACACTCCGTAAGCCTGGACCAGTCGGCCGATGTCAATCAGGACTTCCTCGCCGGCCCGCAAAGTGAGTGGCCATGCGGAATCCAGGGGCATCTCTGCCACCTTCATTCCGGTCGATGGCAACCGTTTTTCCTGGAGCAAGGGTATTGCCCGTTCTTTGAAATTGCCTTCTGGTTGCCCAGGACAGAAGACCGCTTCGGGCCAGTCCGCATCCTGGAACACTGCCGCCGTCCAATCGCCCAAACCCAGCCTCGCATCAATCACCTCCGGGATCGAACCCCAACCGTGGCTGATGTGAATGTCGTCCTCACCAGGGACCGCAGTCCAGAGCAA
This region includes:
- a CDS encoding alpha-L-rhamnosidase N-terminal domain-containing protein encodes the protein MNNHIPKSLADSWIWCSHPKPERGDLHAAFRKTWDLPFEPAKATLHLFAFTRYRLYLNGIYVLRGPARYENKEPCYDVIDVSGSLRSGTNTLAILVHRDSPNGRIQGHEPGLTAWLDVEGTCGEQLSICTDETWKAVPEESFLSPSLLWTAVPGEDDIHISHGWGSIPEVIDARLGLGDWTAAVFQDADWPEAVFCPGQPEGNFKERAIPLLQEKRLPSTGMKVAEMPLDSAWPLTLRAGEEVLIDIGRLVQAYGVFDFEASVGSRLLLGYLPPEQEKGLPVADRTSLYIAEEGRQTWMGGDTFAFRRLLVRLETGTVTLHDLRLVEVLYPFQLSGRFRCSDSDLTHLWHIAARSLELLSEDAYVDCADRERVEWMDSDPPAFDCTRVMMDGPGEGGGVVFADSRLFREMLRRTALSQREDGCVKAHTCSDRWDIHAVMEDRCALWMHGVKKYYDHTGDLGFVGELWPALMRQARWFLEQRTERGLIASREWMCWDNPMAYQICEGTALNAFVAGALRAMVGLGALLGEEADGFLLKKESEALVEAINCHLWDDEVGAYHAGFFADEHKIQSEVFFGQIKFRLRVERGLVEPSLHANLFALNQGVAGGDRLAKSQNWVLGHLDQATGVLIHHYLFDFLYGLNDAKIDQIVLERIRDKWRRMIRSPLESTWEDFVHGSKIHAYGLVPAYFLSAYVLGVRPLETPDKKQLLIEPRLGDLEWAGGVVTTPWGHVEVEWNSKACTFHLSIPQGISVELRLPCDGIKKMEIRDKQGRAIPVERNEAQVGAFFPGGVYLGHWGS